In Candidatus Paceibacterota bacterium, one genomic interval encodes:
- a CDS encoding helix-turn-helix domain-containing protein: MEQNETAPTKKKWYSIREAADYLDVGEPTVYRWMREGKITYRKVGDSTRFWQEDLDSVMQVYHSEKDLDTTREVCPVCRHTELAEGKVRGAGLVYFVPKKTKFWTLKDSFVDTRAFMCTRCGAVSWFGDTAKLATLRAQAAQSDAKEPAAESEGE, encoded by the coding sequence ATGGAACAGAACGAAACAGCACCAACAAAGAAGAAATGGTACTCCATCCGTGAAGCGGCCGATTACCTGGACGTGGGAGAGCCAACGGTCTACCGCTGGATGCGCGAGGGCAAGATCACGTATCGCAAGGTGGGCGATTCCACGCGGTTCTGGCAGGAGGACCTGGATTCAGTCATGCAGGTTTATCACAGCGAGAAGGACCTCGATACCACGCGCGAAGTCTGTCCCGTCTGCCGGCACACCGAGTTGGCGGAAGGCAAAGTGCGGGGCGCGGGGCTGGTCTACTTTGTCCCGAAGAAGACGAAGTTCTGGACGCTGAAGGACAGCTTCGTGGACACCCGGGCGTTCATGTGCACCCGCTGCGGAGCCGTCTCCTGGTTTGGCGACACGGCCAAACTCGCCACCCTGCGGGCGCAAGCGGCACAGAGCGACGCCAAAGAACCTGCGGCGGAGTCAGAAGGAGAATGA